TTAAAAGATTATAGAACATTTCAGAGTCTGCTTTGATTTCTTCTCTGTTTTTGCTTATCAAATAAGAATTTAAATAATTATCCATATAAATCTGAATACCTTCGAATTTTTTCTGATTGATTTCGTTTGAGGTTATAAAGGCAGTTTTTAACTCAGGAATAAATATATGCTCAATTCTTTCAGGAATCAGCGGGTCGTGGAAGATTTCAACGTACAATCCTCGCTTTAAACCTTCCTTTGATAGAAAGTCGAGAACTTCTGTCTTTCCTGTTCCAGGACCACCGTTTAATACATAAACTTTTTCATAGTCTTTAACTATGGTATCTATATAGGTTACGATACCATTTGGAGTAAAGGCTGTAGCAAACAGATGTCTATCTTTACCATAGCCATCAACTGGGGAAGTAAAAAGCTTATCTTTTAAATCCTCCTTAAGCTTGTTTAGTTTAACAGTATTTAGAGCTTCGTTGTTGTAATTAGTCCAGTCATCATGTACGGCTTTTGCGGCACCTAAAAATCTATAGGCGCGTTTAAAGATTTTGCCGATTTCCTTATTTGTATCTATAATATTTTTTCTAAATCTTTTAAAGCCTTCTTCATTCCAGCAGTCACCTAGATTAAGTATTTCATCCACAGCTCCTGGATTCATAGGGTCCATGTTATGAGGTGCAGTAGAATCCATCATAGATACATTAAGACCTTTAATAACAACTCCATCTAAGGAATTGTTGTCCGACGAGCAGTGATGAAGCTCTATGTCATAGCCTTTTGCGCTAAAATGTACCGCTACTTTTTTCATAAGTGAAGACTTGCCAGTACCAGGACCACCCTTTATGCATATAATTCTGCGAGCTTCTTCTTGACCTAGAATGTATCTGTAAAAAGAATAAAAGCCTTTTGATGTATTGCCACCTGGGAATAAATCAACTATTTTTCCTGGCATAAGTATCACACTCCTAATTTTCAAATCAATATATTCTATGCAGCAAATAATTAAGATGTGAATAGATTAAACAATAGGTTGCATTAATATTTTAATAGTGGTATTAATATCTATATAAAAAATGAGGAAACGAAAGGAACACAAAATGGATAATACTAAAGAACAAAGACATTTACTAAAAGCTAAATTTACACTTCTTGCCGATATCGAAACAGATCAAAAGAAAAGAATGCCGCAGCCTTTAATTCAAAAGGTATTGGAAGAAGGAACAGAAATTATCAACCTTCCAGAGGCTACTAAGGACGTAGTAATAAAAAATGATATTTTTAACTGTCTTATGGATAGACAAAGCGTTAGAACTTACTCAGAAGAAGCCCTGACGCTAGAGCAGCTTTCATTTTTACTTTGGACTACTCAAAAGGTTAAGAAGGTAGTTGGAAAAGTGAATTTCGCAACCTTCAGACCAGCGGCGTCAGGGGGAGCAAGGCATCCTTTTGAAACTTATCTTGTAGTTAATAATGTGGAAGGCTTAAATAAGGGTGTGTATAGGTATCTAGCTATTGAGCATAAGCTTGTATATTTATTTAGTGAAGGAAATATGGAAGAGAAAATAGCTGAAGCAACTTCAGGACAAAAGTTTATCGCTACTGCTCCAGTAGTATTCTTTTGGAGCTGCATACCTTATAGAAGCGAATGGAGATATGATATAGCTGCGGCTAAAACAATTCTTCAAGATTCAGGACACCTATGCCAAAATCTTTATTTAGCCTGTGAGGCGATAGGCTGTGGAACAGTGGCTATAGGTGACTACCATCAGGAGATTGCCGATAAGTTTTTACGGCTTGATGGAGAAGAGGAATTTGTTGTTTATGCAGCTCCTGTAGGAAAATTAAAAGAAGTATAGTATATACCTTTAGGGAAAACTTTGGTAGAATTACCTTGTTAGAGCATATAATATAAGAAGGTTAATGGGGGGATATAAATGTTAAAGATTACTTTTATAGGTGCTGGAAGTACTGTTTTTGCTAAAAATGTACTTGGAGACTGCATGCTCACACCTGCTTTAAGAGAAGCAGAATTAGCTTTGTTTGACATTGATATAGAAAGGCTTAAAGAATCTGAAGAAATGCTTAGAAATATCAACGAAAATAGTGGGGGATATGCAAAGATTGTTGCTTATACAAACAGAAAAGATGCTTTAAGAGAAGCAAAATACGTAGTCAACGCAATTCAGGTTGGTGGCTATGATCCTTGTACAATAACAGATTTTGAAATACCTAAAAAATATGGTTTACGTCAAACTATCGGGGATACTCTAGGTATTGGGGGTATATTTAGAGCATTAAGAACAATACCTGTAATGCTTGATATTGCAAAGGATATGGAGGAAGTATGCCCTGAGGCTTGGTTTTTAAATTATACAAATCCTATGTCGATGCTTACTGGGGCTATGCTGAGATATACTCCAATAAAAACAGTAGGATTATGCCACAGCGTGCAAGTTTGTATGCCTGATTTACTTAGACATTTAGGAATGAGCACAGAAGGAGTTCAACATAAGATTGCAGGAATTAATCATATGGCTTGGCTGCTTGAAGTAACCCAGAATGGTAAGGATTTGTACCCTGAAATAAAGGAGAGAGCTTCAAAAGTAGATGGAATTCATCATGATATGGTTCGATTTGAGATAATGAAGCAGTTTGGATATTATGTAACAGAATCAAGCGAGCACAATGCTGAATATACTCCATATTTTATCAAGAGCAAATATCCTGAGCTAATTCAGAGATTTAATATTCCGTTAGATGAGTATCCAAGAAGATGTATTGAGCAAATTAAACGCTGGGAAGATATGAAAGAAAGTTTAGTCAATAATAAAAATCTAATACATAAGCGTACGAATGAATATGCTTCTTACATCATGGAGGCAATGGAAACAGACGTACCGTATAAAATTGGTGGAAATGTTTTAAACACTGGATTAATAACAAATCTTCCAAATGATTCTGTAGTAGAAGTACCATGCCTAGTAGATAGGAGTGGGATTACTCCATGCTATGTAGGAGCACTTCCTCAACAGCTTGCTGCCCTCAACAGAACAAATATAAATGTTCAGCTAATGACTATTGAAGCTGCTATAACAAAGAAGAAAGAAAATATATACATGGCTGCAATGCTTGATCCACATACTTTATCAGAATTAAGCCTGGATGATATAAGAAGTCTTTGCGATGATTTAATTGAAGCTCACGGCAGCTGGCTTCCAGAATATAAATAAGCTCAAAAAAACGAGAAAATTCATTAAGATTTTCTCGTTTTTTGATACACAATTCTAAAGAACTGTAAAATCTTTATCTACAGTAATAATAGTATTATATCTAGGTTGCACTTTCTTAAGTTCTACGTCTATTTCCTTCTTAAGTCTTTCCTCATCATCATGACTAAAACCTTTTGTATGTTCTATTACCAAATCGAATATTAGATTCTTGTAGTCCCCATCTCCAACTATTCTAAAATCATGCATTGATTTTACAAGAGGGAACCTTTTAAGGATAACTTCAAGTTCTTCTCTAGCCTTATTAACTTCTTTACTATCTGTGTTTATGGGATCCATGTGAATTACTAAAAATATATTAAGTTTTTTAGATAGTTCCTTTTCGGCTTTATCAATTATTTCATGGATGGCAACTACTGATATGTTACAGGGAATTTCGGCATGTATTGAAGCCATACATCGCCCTGGTCCATAATTATGAATTACCAGATCATGCACTCCATTTATATGTTCATAGGACATAACTCCATTTTTTATGTTTTCAACAAGTTCCGGATCTGGCGCTTCTCCAAGCAGTGGACTTAAGGTATCTTTGGTTATTGAAAAACCGGAATAGAGTATAAATAAGGCAACTAAAATTCCTATGTAACCATCAATAGGAAAAGCAGTCCATCTTGAAATTAGCAGAGATAAAGCAACACAGCTAGAAGCGAAAACATCGCCAAGAGCATCTAGCGAAGAAGCTTCAAGAGCTCCAGAGTTTATTGATTTACCTATAAATTTATTAAACCTGCTGAGCCAAACCTTTGCTCCAATAGAAATTAAAATTAAGATAAAAGGTATAAGATCAAATTTAACTAGTGTAGGATTCTTTATTCTCTCAAAAGAAGCTTTAATAAATTGAAAACCAACCATCATAACCATAAATGAAACAATTAGGGCTGATATGTACTCAATTCTTCCATGACCAAATGGATGCTCTTCGTCTGCCGGTCTGCTGGCTAACTTAAACCCTACAATTGTAATGATGGAAGAGGCTGCATCAGACAAGTTATTGAAAGCATCAGCGGTTACTGCTATACTTCCAGAAATAAGTCCTACAGAAAGCTTTATAGCAAATAAAAGAACATTGACTATGATACCTATTGTACCGCCTAAGTATCCATAAGCGCTTCTTACTTTTTCATTTTGTGTATTATCATAATCTTTTATAAAACGAGAAACTAAAAATTGAGATAGCATTTTATAACTCTCCTTGAAAAATAATAATTATCCTTAATATAACATATAATACCAAAGGTGAAAACAGTTTAAGAAAAGAGTGGAAATTATATCTATTATTTTGTTATACTTTAATTATGATTTGCTATTAAAGAACCTATTATGTACATAGCAAGAAATACAAAGGGTGTGACAATTAACAATTGTTATGTACAGAATAAGGAATACAAAGGGCGTAGCAATTAATAATTGCTATGTGCAAAATAAGGAATACAAAGGGCATAGCAATTAATAATTGCTATGTGCAAAATAAGGAATACAAAGGGGGCACTTAATATGTCAAAAGAATTACAGCTTGCTAATGAGCTTATCGATTTTATTTATGATAGTCCATCTGCTTTTCATGCAGCAGAAAGTGTAAAAAATATGCTGGAATCCAATGGATTTGATGAATTGAAAGCAGAAGATAGATGGAGCCTTCAGAATGGAGGAAAATATTTTGTTACTAAGAATGATTCAGCGGTATTCGCTTTTGTAATTGGTAAAGGAAAGCCACAGGAAAAGGGTTTTAAGCTTATAGGTGCTCATACTGATTCGCCAAGCTTTAGAATAAAGCCAAATCCAGAAATGACATCTGAAAATATTTATGTGAGGCTTAATACTGAAGTTTATGGTGGGCCAATACTAAATACTTGGCTAGACAGGCCATTAGCTGTGGCTGGAAGAGTAACATTAAAAGGTGAAAATCTTCTTAATCCAGTTACAAAATTAGTTAATATCAACAGACCAATACTTATAATTCCTAATCTTGCAATACATATGAATAGGGAAGTGAACAAGGGCGTTGAGCTTAACAGACAAAAAGATACGTTGCCGCTCTTATCACTTATAAATGAGCAGCTTGAAAAAGGAAGCTACCTTTTAAATGCTGTTGCTGAAGAATTAAAGGTTTTAAAAGAGGATATTCTAGATTTTGACTTATTCCTTTATGAATTTGAGAAGGGAAGCATTATAGGTCTTAATAATGAATTTATATCAAGTCCAAGACTAGATGATTTGGCAATGGTTCATGCAGGGATAAAGGCTTTAATTAATGCTGAAGCTTCAGAAGCTACAAATATTATGGCTTGTTTTGACAATGAGGAAGTTGGAAGCTCAACTAAACAAGGGGCAGATTCGGAGCTTTTATCAAACCTTTTAGAAAGAATAGTATTAGCTCTTGGCGGAGATAGGGAAGATTTCTTTAGAGCTGTTTCAAGAAGCTTCATGATATCAGCTGATTTAGCTCATGCTGTTCATCCAAACAGCGGCGAAAAGGCTGATCCAATAAACAGACCAGTAATAAATAAGGGACCAGTTATAAAGCTTGCAGCAAATCAAAGCTATACAACAGACAGTAATTCAGCTGCTGTTTATGAGCAAATCTGCAAGGCAGCAGGAGTTCCTGTTCAAAAGTATGTTAATCGTTCAGATACTCCAGGAGGTTCAACTATAGGACCAATTTCCTCAACTCACCTTGCATTGCGCTCGGTAGACATGGGAACTCCAATACTTGCTATGCACTCTATAAGAGAGCTTGGAGGAGTAGATGACCATAGCTATGTTGTTAAATCTTTTGAAGAGTTTTATAAAATATAGTAAAGAATATAAAAAGAAAAATTTTCTGATAACTATTGTAAAATGAAAATGACTGTGTTAAATTATAAAAAAGGATGAATTAAATTTCATTCTTAACTGAATAAGTTACCTAGGGTAGAGGTGCTGTAACTAATAGTAATCATAAAGAGCGGGCACGCGCTGACTTATGATGAAAGGAGTTATGGCCGAAGGAAAAATTACTTTGCGAGTATTCTTCCTGGCTTTGCATAAAATATATGCAGGGTTGTCACTGTGAAAATGGTGGAGAGCTACAAGGTTCACAAGTTGCAGTAATACGTCTTATTACAATGCAGCAAAGGTGTTCCTTTGCTGCATTTATTTTTTTTATAAAATAATGTATGTTTCTAATTTATTAAAACATTAATTAGGGGGCTATAATATGGCTGTAGTTGTGCAGAAATACGGAGGCAGTTCCGTAGGGACTGTTGAAAAAATTAAAAATGTGGCTGAGACAATTATTAAGAGGAAGAACAAAGGTGATGATTTAGTAGTTGTTGTATCAGCAATGGGAGATACCACGGACGATTTAATAGGACTTGCTAAAAAGATAACTGATAATCCTGATAAGAGAGAGCTAGATGTACTTCTTTCTACAGGTGAGATGATATCTTCGGCGCTTCTTGCTATGGCTTTAAAGGATTCAGGTTATGATGCTGTAAGCTATACAGCTTATCAGATTGGAATAAGAACAAGTGGGCAGTATGGAAAATCTCTTATTGAGGATATAGATGGAAACCACCTTAAAGAGAGCCTTGAGGAAGGTAAAATAGTGATTGTTGCAGGTTTTCAGGGAATCAATGAAGAAGGAGATATAACCACTCTTGGAAGAGGCGGTTCTGACACTACTGCAGTTGCTATAGCTGTTAAGCTTCAAGGAGTTTGCGAAATATACACTGATGTAGATGGGATTTATAGTGTAGACCCAAGAAAATATTCTAAAGCTAAAAGGCTTAGTGAGATAGATTATGAGG
The genomic region above belongs to Clostridium swellfunianum and contains:
- a CDS encoding PRK06851 family protein produces the protein MPGKIVDLFPGGNTSKGFYSFYRYILGQEEARRIICIKGGPGTGKSSLMKKVAVHFSAKGYDIELHHCSSDNNSLDGVVIKGLNVSMMDSTAPHNMDPMNPGAVDEILNLGDCWNEEGFKRFRKNIIDTNKEIGKIFKRAYRFLGAAKAVHDDWTNYNNEALNTVKLNKLKEDLKDKLFTSPVDGYGKDRHLFATAFTPNGIVTYIDTIVKDYEKVYVLNGGPGTGKTEVLDFLSKEGLKRGLYVEIFHDPLIPERIEHIFIPELKTAFITSNEINQKKFEGIQIYMDNYLNSYLISKNREEIKADSEMFYNLLNKGLKTIASAKALHDQLETYFIPNMNFDKLNEVTKKVIDKIEKYEQEYLKDKQI
- a CDS encoding SagB/ThcOx family dehydrogenase, translating into MDNTKEQRHLLKAKFTLLADIETDQKKRMPQPLIQKVLEEGTEIINLPEATKDVVIKNDIFNCLMDRQSVRTYSEEALTLEQLSFLLWTTQKVKKVVGKVNFATFRPAASGGARHPFETYLVVNNVEGLNKGVYRYLAIEHKLVYLFSEGNMEEKIAEATSGQKFIATAPVVFFWSCIPYRSEWRYDIAAAKTILQDSGHLCQNLYLACEAIGCGTVAIGDYHQEIADKFLRLDGEEEFVVYAAPVGKLKEV
- a CDS encoding alpha-glucosidase/alpha-galactosidase; this encodes MLKITFIGAGSTVFAKNVLGDCMLTPALREAELALFDIDIERLKESEEMLRNINENSGGYAKIVAYTNRKDALREAKYVVNAIQVGGYDPCTITDFEIPKKYGLRQTIGDTLGIGGIFRALRTIPVMLDIAKDMEEVCPEAWFLNYTNPMSMLTGAMLRYTPIKTVGLCHSVQVCMPDLLRHLGMSTEGVQHKIAGINHMAWLLEVTQNGKDLYPEIKERASKVDGIHHDMVRFEIMKQFGYYVTESSEHNAEYTPYFIKSKYPELIQRFNIPLDEYPRRCIEQIKRWEDMKESLVNNKNLIHKRTNEYASYIMEAMETDVPYKIGGNVLNTGLITNLPNDSVVEVPCLVDRSGITPCYVGALPQQLAALNRTNINVQLMTIEAAITKKKENIYMAAMLDPHTLSELSLDDIRSLCDDLIEAHGSWLPEYK
- a CDS encoding cation diffusion facilitator family transporter yields the protein MLSQFLVSRFIKDYDNTQNEKVRSAYGYLGGTIGIIVNVLLFAIKLSVGLISGSIAVTADAFNNLSDAASSIITIVGFKLASRPADEEHPFGHGRIEYISALIVSFMVMMVGFQFIKASFERIKNPTLVKFDLIPFILILISIGAKVWLSRFNKFIGKSINSGALEASSLDALGDVFASSCVALSLLISRWTAFPIDGYIGILVALFILYSGFSITKDTLSPLLGEAPDPELVENIKNGVMSYEHINGVHDLVIHNYGPGRCMASIHAEIPCNISVVAIHEIIDKAEKELSKKLNIFLVIHMDPINTDSKEVNKAREELEVILKRFPLVKSMHDFRIVGDGDYKNLIFDLVIEHTKGFSHDDEERLKKEIDVELKKVQPRYNTIITVDKDFTVL
- a CDS encoding M18 family aminopeptidase, with translation MSKELQLANELIDFIYDSPSAFHAAESVKNMLESNGFDELKAEDRWSLQNGGKYFVTKNDSAVFAFVIGKGKPQEKGFKLIGAHTDSPSFRIKPNPEMTSENIYVRLNTEVYGGPILNTWLDRPLAVAGRVTLKGENLLNPVTKLVNINRPILIIPNLAIHMNREVNKGVELNRQKDTLPLLSLINEQLEKGSYLLNAVAEELKVLKEDILDFDLFLYEFEKGSIIGLNNEFISSPRLDDLAMVHAGIKALINAEASEATNIMACFDNEEVGSSTKQGADSELLSNLLERIVLALGGDREDFFRAVSRSFMISADLAHAVHPNSGEKADPINRPVINKGPVIKLAANQSYTTDSNSAAVYEQICKAAGVPVQKYVNRSDTPGGSTIGPISSTHLALRSVDMGTPILAMHSIRELGGVDDHSYVVKSFEEFYKI